A region from the Aricia agestis chromosome 12, ilAriAges1.1, whole genome shotgun sequence genome encodes:
- the LOC121732675 gene encoding uncharacterized protein LOC121732675: protein MYGVFTNVLWYIEFVFMAILITGFFCLVLYIGNSNYSTYNAQFDMRRRFQNFQGPQSSRFPKNEDRNIDLNRRDTRPICCDLGCIWFCSLIGSVAIIAVCYWGAYTFISETNLKFGLFVP, encoded by the exons atgtacggTGTATTCACTAATGTTTTATGGTATATTGAATTcgtttttatggcaatattaataACTGGATTCTTCTGTTTGGTTCTGTACATAGGAAATTCCAATTACAGTACATACAATGCACAATTTGATATGCGCCGAAG ATTTCAAAACTTCCAAGGACCGCAAAGTTCCCGatttccaaaaaacgaggacaGAAATATTGATTTGAATCGACGTGATACTCGGCCGATTTGCTGCGACTTAGGCTGCATTTGGTTCTGCAGTCTCATAGGCAGCGTCGCCATTATTGCGGTCTGCTACTGGGGAGCTTACACCTTTATTTCGGAAACCAATCTCAAGTTCGGCTTGTTTGTTCCTTAG
- the LOC121732429 gene encoding apyrase: protein MYDLYELEEQNMKHNLRDWRKALRTPATYRVGNTVRIQPQFVFLIGIIGAFLLVLFYYNWSEKLPNNSMHTWNKSYKIYNNTYPLTAAYQSGDVIKYKIGIVTDLDKNSKSKTKPNTYISYLKKGVLSYNVKKKQITVSWEQSNIVLSSTYSHKGRGMELSELIVYDGRLLTFDDRSGMVFEIVNNKVVPWVILSDGNGYNEKGYKGEWATVKDEILYIGSMGKEWTTAAGEFETFDPMWVKAINIHGEVQHLNWISQFKAIRRSIGIEWPGYMIHESGGWSESQGRWFFLPRRCSREPYNETKDEVMGCNYLITADNSFNSVHAMQLSKTHNPKHGFSSFKFIPNTNDEVIVALKTTEFEGKTATYITAFKTDGTVLLEDIFIEALKYEGLEFI, encoded by the exons ATGTATGACTTGTATGAATTGGAAGAACAAAACATGAAGCATAATTTACGGGATTGGCGTAAAGCACTACGCACACCGGCCACTTATAGAGTCGGTAACACAGTGAGAATACAACCCcagtttgtttttttaataggaATCATAGGTGCTTTCCTACTAGTGCTATTCTACTATAATTGGTCTGAGAAGCTACCGAATAACTCCATGCATACGTGGAACAAGAGTTACAAGATATACAACAATACATATCCTCTAACTGCTGCGTATCAATCAGGagatgtgataaaatataaaatcggTATTGTCACCGACTTAGACAAAAATTCCAAAAGTAAAACAAAACCGAACACCTATATTAGTTACTTGAAGAAGGGTGTACTAAGTTATAATGTCAAAAAGAAGCAGATAACAGTGTCTTGGGAGCAGAGTAACATAGTTCTGTCATCAACATACTCGCACAAAGGTAGAGGAATGGAACTCTCTGAGTTAATAGTGTATGATGGTAGATTGCTAACCTTTGATGATAGGTCTGGCATG gtttttgaaatAGTCAATAATAAAGTTGTGCCATGGGTTATTCTATCAGATGGAAATGGTTACAATGAGAAAGGATATAAAGGAGAGTGGGCGACAGTCAAAGATGAGATTTTGTACATTGGTTCTATGGGTAAAGAGTGGACGACTGCGGCTGGAGAGTTTGAGACATTTGATCCCATGTGGGTTAAAGCAATAAATATACATGGAGAA GTACAACATTTAAATTGGATAAGTCAATTTAAAGCAATACGTCGCTCAATAGGTATAGAGTGGCCGGGTTATATGATCCATGAGTCTGGAGGCTGGTCGGAGTCACAGGGGAGATGGTTCTTCCTACCCCGACGATGCAGTCGGGAACCATATAATGAGACAAAGGACGAAGTAATGGGTTGTAATTACTTAATTACGGCTGACAACAGTTTCAATAGTGTACACGCTATGCAA CTGTCGAAAACCCACAATCCGAAGCATGGGTTTTCCTCTTTCAAGTTCATTCCAAACACAAATGACGAAGTTATTGTCGCCTTGAAAACAACGGAATTTGAAGGCAAAACAGCAACATACATCACTGCATTTAAAACAGATGGGACAGTCCTTTTAGAGGACATATTCATTGAGGCCCTGAAATACGAGGGCCTGGAATTTATATGA